From a single Brassica oleracea var. oleracea cultivar TO1000 chromosome C5, BOL, whole genome shotgun sequence genomic region:
- the LOC106293691 gene encoding uncharacterized protein LOC106293691 isoform X1, giving the protein MNIVIEHNPSSIKLSELGVMSWPKWSCQPGKYALVFEERETCYLVKGKVKVYPKGSSSEFVEFGAGDLVTIPKGLSCTWEVSLFIDKHYQTIISEYKPSS; this is encoded by the exons ATGAATATCGTAATCGAACACAACCCTTCAAGCATAAAGTTATCTGAACTTGGAGTCATGTCATGGCCTAA GTGGTCTTGTCAGCCGGGGAAGTATGCATTGGTGTTTGAAGAAAGAGAGACGTGCTATTTGGTGAAGGGAAAAGTGAAGGTGTATCCAAAAGGGTCATCATCAGAGTTTGTAGAGTTTGGTGCAGGAGACCTTGTCACCATCCCCAAGGGACTTAGCTGCACTTGGGAAGTATCTCTTTTCATCGACAAACACTACCA AACTATAATCTCAGAGTATAAGCCCTCTAGCTAG
- the LOC106293691 gene encoding uncharacterized protein LOC106293691 isoform X2, which translates to MNIVIEHNPSSIKLSELGVMSWPKWSCQPGKYALVFEERETCYLVKGKVKVYPKGSSSEFVEFGAGDLVTIPKGLSCTWEVSLFIDKHYQFDPPT; encoded by the exons ATGAATATCGTAATCGAACACAACCCTTCAAGCATAAAGTTATCTGAACTTGGAGTCATGTCATGGCCTAA GTGGTCTTGTCAGCCGGGGAAGTATGCATTGGTGTTTGAAGAAAGAGAGACGTGCTATTTGGTGAAGGGAAAAGTGAAGGTGTATCCAAAAGGGTCATCATCAGAGTTTGTAGAGTTTGGTGCAGGAGACCTTGTCACCATCCCCAAGGGACTTAGCTGCACTTGGGAAGTATCTCTTTTCATCGACAAACACTACCAGTTCGATCCTCCTACTTAA
- the LOC106292426 gene encoding uncharacterized protein LOC106292426, with protein MVHCEVGSGITASFWHDNWTSLGTLIELVGKRGPQITGLGINAVVAEALTNNGWWLDRSRSRSPTILLIKSCLPNAQEIIDSEVDDTYVWYPGADRGSGNFSTSETWRALHPYPIELFWHKAVWFTDRIPKHAFVAWVAARNRMVTRDRLIGWGLTVPSNCVLCSGHDESRHHLFFDCSYSSQVWTFFLSRLQLTPPQGFEDVLRWLLAPSRDKNMVLIVRLFHQATLYLVWKERNSRVHNSVEKPPGVIIAEIQQILRLRLDPVARRQTLLPGQPSVLVTWLSFFAL; from the coding sequence TGATAACTGGACTTCCCTTGGTACGCTGATTGAGCTAGTGGGGAAGAGAGGACCGCAGATAACCGGCCTGGGCATTAATGCAGTAGTGGCGGAGGCGTTAACTAATAATGGCTGGTGGTTGGATCGTAGCAGAAGCAGGAGTCCTACGATCTTGCTTATTAAGTCTTGTTTACCGAATGCGCAGGAGATTATAGACTCGGAGGTAGATGATACCTATGTGTGGTACCCGGGAGCAGATCGTGGCTCAGGTAATTTCTCTACGAGTGAGACGTGGAGAGCCTTGCATCCTTATCCAATAGAATTGTTTTGGCATAAGGCTGTGTGGTTTACTGATAGAATTCCGAAGCATGCTTTCGTGGCGTGGGTGGCGGCTCGGAACAGAATGGTAACGAGAGATAGGCTTATTGGATGGGGTCTCACGGTTCCTTCCAATTGTGTTCTCTGCTCAGGGCACGATGAGAGTCGACATCACTTATTTTTCGACTGCTCCTATAGTTCTCAGGTCTGGACTTTCTTCCTATCTCGATTGCAGCTCACTCCGCCTCAAGGCTTTGAGGATGTGTTGCGTTGGCTGCTAGCGCCGTCGCGTGATAAGAACATGGTTTTGATAGTAAGATTATTTCATCAAGCAACTTTGTATTTAGTTTGGAAAGAAAGAAATAGCAGAGTTCATAACTCGGTGGAGAAGCCTCCAGGGGTTATTATTGCAGAGATTCAACAGATTCTGAGACTCAGATTGGATCCGGTGGCTCGTAGACAGACACTTTTGCCAGGCCAACCTTCGGTCTTGGTTACTTGGTTGTCTTTTTTTGCACTTTAG